One region of Candidatus Bathyarchaeia archaeon genomic DNA includes:
- a CDS encoding CBS domain-containing protein: MPITTKVKDAMRVKVVTISPQNTVKEAIKLMTDNAIGSVVVVEAGEIAGILTERDCIRKCLAAGKELTTKIGDVMSKPVVTVNQDASLSEAVELMRRKMIRRLPVVDKANKLVGILTSDDVLRAIPTPAAKLTQIFGFNPFLYRPKE; this comes from the coding sequence TTGCCCATAACAACAAAAGTAAAAGATGCTATGAGAGTGAAAGTGGTTACTATCAGCCCCCAAAACACCGTGAAAGAAGCAATTAAATTAATGACTGATAACGCCATCGGATCAGTTGTCGTAGTTGAAGCTGGCGAGATTGCTGGAATCCTCACAGAGAGAGATTGTATCAGGAAATGTCTAGCCGCAGGAAAAGAACTGACCACGAAGATTGGTGACGTGATGTCAAAACCAGTAGTCACAGTCAACCAAGATGCAAGTTTAAGTGAAGCTGTTGAATTGATGCGTAGGAAAATGATACGGAGACTACCAGTAGTCGACAAGGCTAACAAACTGGTAGGCATACTAACAAGCGATGACGTGTTAAGAGCAATACCCACCCCCGCCGCTAAACTAACCCAAATCTTCGGCTTTAACCCGTTTTTGTACCGGCCGAAAGAATAG
- a CDS encoding nitrilase-related carbon-nitrogen hydrolase, with amino-acid sequence MPLIERYVAVGCQNRQLKELATTLSKDVIYKNIDQMEDFVNMGWEQFSYSFPVKLFCFPEYQISGYVARSIREARQVAERVPGPITDRVGEIAKKYRIYACFGSMSEDHPKFPKTIFDAAPLFGPDGKILMVYRKTNPWLPDEFWPSPHDFINAGWEEPFFPVAKTEIGNIGIFICNDGTQPEPARQLAFNGAEILLHPFLLMDPYVTPPQDYIALETRSSSWFNMAYGMGINGGWEPFHAPPYPMQGASCITDYEGRILSACPNAACEAYCFTHFDIPAVRAYRRTMMCHNGLANFRKELYNYHTRAITFPPNVGIKDDIDWDWKKNREYVRKHFDRFWEDYYKDAVK; translated from the coding sequence ATGCCTTTGATAGAAAGATATGTAGCAGTCGGCTGCCAAAACAGACAACTAAAAGAGCTCGCCACAACGCTCTCCAAGGACGTAATATACAAGAACATAGACCAGATGGAAGACTTCGTCAACATGGGCTGGGAACAGTTCAGCTACAGCTTCCCAGTGAAACTGTTCTGCTTCCCAGAATACCAGATATCTGGCTACGTCGCAAGAAGCATCAGAGAGGCTAGACAGGTTGCTGAGCGGGTTCCAGGCCCCATCACCGACCGTGTCGGAGAGATAGCCAAGAAGTACCGCATCTACGCGTGCTTCGGATCCATGTCTGAGGACCACCCCAAGTTCCCCAAGACAATCTTCGACGCCGCACCACTCTTCGGCCCAGACGGCAAAATATTAATGGTATATCGTAAAACCAACCCATGGCTCCCAGACGAATTCTGGCCGAGCCCACATGACTTCATAAATGCTGGTTGGGAGGAGCCGTTCTTCCCAGTAGCCAAGACTGAGATTGGGAACATAGGTATCTTCATCTGCAACGACGGCACGCAGCCAGAGCCTGCCAGGCAACTTGCGTTCAACGGAGCTGAGATCCTGCTGCACCCATTCCTCCTGATGGACCCCTATGTGACCCCACCACAAGACTACATAGCCCTTGAAACGAGATCATCCAGCTGGTTCAACATGGCGTACGGCATGGGCATTAACGGTGGCTGGGAACCATTCCACGCTCCACCCTACCCGATGCAAGGGGCTAGCTGCATCACTGACTATGAGGGACGCATCCTATCTGCCTGCCCCAATGCTGCATGTGAGGCCTACTGTTTCACCCACTTCGACATACCTGCTGTGAGAGCCTACAGGCGAACCATGATGTGCCACAACGGTCTGGCCAACTTCAGGAAGGAGCTATACAACTACCACACTAGAGCCATAACCTTCCCACCCAACGTTGGAATCAAGGACGACATAGACTGGGACTGGAAGAAGAACCGCGAGTACGTTAGGAAGCACTTCGACAGATTCTGGGAGGACTACTACAAGGACGCAGTCAAGTAG
- a CDS encoding carbamate kinase codes for MEVKDMARRILIALGGNALKQAHEAGTTQEQFKNAYITARAIVDLMGTLEGEDDRVAMTHGNGPQAGNLLIQQEEATKLVPAQDFDVVGAMTQGQIGYTLQQAIQNTMLDLPPGDWRREMGEKGLVFGVVNQVLVDINDPDFLDPTKPVGNFFTKGEAEDLVKTKGYVLNPPPGKEYLEKKMMGFVIKQVKPESVERRFRRVVPSPDPIKNVEGAALKGMLDIGYLIIGSGGGGIPVVMDKGKLKGVFAVIDKDLAGERMGEAIGANEFYILTDIDRARLNFGKPNEKPIDHMDIDEAKKWLAEGHFLQGSMYTKVKACIRFLEWGGLKARIGHLEQAKEVIAGVKGTEVYK; via the coding sequence ATGGAGGTGAAAGATATGGCTAGAAGAATCTTGATAGCTCTAGGTGGCAACGCATTGAAACAGGCACATGAGGCTGGAACAACCCAGGAACAGTTCAAGAATGCCTACATAACTGCCCGAGCCATAGTAGACCTGATGGGAACCTTAGAAGGCGAAGATGACAGGGTCGCTATGACCCATGGAAACGGGCCACAGGCAGGGAACCTGCTGATTCAGCAGGAGGAAGCCACAAAGCTTGTACCTGCACAAGACTTTGATGTGGTTGGTGCCATGACGCAGGGGCAGATCGGCTACACACTCCAACAGGCAATACAGAACACGATGCTCGACCTCCCCCCAGGAGACTGGAGGAGGGAGATGGGCGAGAAAGGCTTGGTCTTCGGAGTAGTCAACCAAGTCTTGGTTGACATCAACGACCCAGACTTCCTAGACCCTACCAAACCCGTAGGCAACTTCTTCACAAAGGGAGAAGCTGAGGATCTCGTAAAGACCAAAGGCTATGTCCTTAACCCGCCACCAGGCAAAGAATACTTGGAAAAGAAGATGATGGGCTTCGTAATTAAACAGGTTAAACCTGAATCGGTTGAGCGGCGGTTCAGGCGAGTAGTTCCATCTCCAGACCCAATAAAGAACGTCGAAGGCGCAGCTCTCAAAGGCATGTTGGACATAGGCTACCTCATAATCGGTTCAGGCGGAGGAGGCATCCCGGTTGTGATGGACAAAGGCAAACTGAAAGGCGTCTTCGCGGTCATCGACAAGGACCTAGCCGGTGAACGTATGGGTGAAGCTATTGGTGCCAATGAGTTCTACATCTTAACAGATATCGATAGGGCTAGACTTAACTTCGGTAAACCGAACGAGAAGCCAATCGACCACATGGACATAGACGAAGCAAAGAAGTGGCTGGCAGAGGGGCACTTCTTACAAGGCAGCATGTATACTAAGGTAAAGGCGTGTATACGGTTCCTGGAGTGGGGCGGCTTAAAGGCTAGAATCGGCCACCTAGAACAAGCCAAAGAAGTCATAGCAGGTGTGAAAGGAACGGAGGTCTACAAATAG
- a CDS encoding OFA family MFS transporter, with product MEATQKLKLFGMGAEKGRWIFVILGLLINICMGTIYAWSVFRKPLESLFAASATESLLPFILFLALFGFMMPFSGKWMDKYGPKKVAMLGGVMVGIGWLLGSRSTNMALLSITYGVIGGAGVGLAYGCPIGVSGRWFPDKKGLAVGSTVLGFGISPLVTAPLANMLISLYGPLQTLAYLGAVFLVALVILSLPLKFPPANWKPTGWAPEVKAQAPDIALKEMIHSKSFVGLWACYTIGTLAGLMAIGISSPVGQEIFALPAATAATLTGTFAVFNGIGRPIFGSLTDKITPRNAAVLNFAIIAGAATSLGLFSDSGQVFLYVGAFICLWFCLGGWLAIAPTATATFYGLKYYGSNYGVVFTAYGMGAIIGNLLAGSLRDMLGSYVAVFFPVAGLAAVGILIALALMKPPAKKA from the coding sequence ATGGAAGCCACGCAAAAGCTAAAACTCTTCGGGATGGGAGCCGAGAAAGGAAGATGGATCTTCGTCATCCTAGGCCTACTCATAAACATATGCATGGGTACAATCTATGCTTGGAGCGTCTTCAGGAAACCCCTTGAAAGCCTCTTCGCAGCCAGCGCTACAGAAAGCCTCCTACCGTTCATCCTCTTCCTGGCACTCTTCGGTTTCATGATGCCGTTCTCTGGAAAGTGGATGGACAAGTATGGACCCAAGAAGGTTGCGATGCTCGGCGGAGTAATGGTTGGGATCGGTTGGCTGCTTGGAAGTCGATCCACAAACATGGCACTGTTATCGATCACATACGGGGTAATAGGCGGGGCAGGGGTCGGTCTTGCATACGGTTGCCCTATAGGCGTATCTGGAAGATGGTTCCCAGACAAGAAAGGGCTAGCCGTGGGAAGTACAGTCCTAGGCTTTGGAATCTCGCCGCTAGTTACAGCACCCCTAGCCAACATGCTGATCTCACTCTACGGGCCACTCCAAACTCTCGCCTATTTGGGCGCAGTATTCCTTGTCGCGCTCGTAATACTCAGCCTGCCATTAAAATTCCCACCAGCAAACTGGAAACCGACAGGTTGGGCTCCTGAAGTCAAAGCTCAAGCTCCAGACATTGCGCTGAAAGAGATGATACACTCGAAGAGCTTCGTCGGACTGTGGGCATGTTACACAATAGGTACCCTAGCAGGTTTGATGGCGATAGGAATCAGCAGCCCAGTCGGGCAGGAAATCTTCGCCCTACCAGCAGCTACAGCCGCAACTTTAACAGGGACATTCGCCGTTTTCAACGGTATAGGAAGGCCTATTTTCGGAAGCCTGACTGACAAAATCACCCCACGCAACGCTGCGGTTCTAAACTTTGCAATAATCGCCGGCGCAGCGACTTCTCTTGGTCTATTCTCAGACTCAGGCCAGGTGTTCCTATACGTAGGCGCATTCATATGCCTCTGGTTCTGTCTCGGAGGCTGGCTAGCGATAGCTCCAACTGCTACCGCAACATTCTACGGCCTTAAGTACTATGGGTCAAACTATGGGGTGGTCTTTACAGCCTACGGCATGGGTGCAATAATAGGGAACCTGTTGGCTGGAAGTCTGCGCGACATGCTGGGAAGCTATGTGGCCGTATTCTTCCCAGTAGCTGGCCTAGCCGCGGTCGGAATCCTAATCGCTCTCGCCCTTATGAAACCGCCGGCGAAAAAAGCGTAG